A stretch of the Vibrio aphrogenes genome encodes the following:
- a CDS encoding GNAT family N-acetyltransferase: MEFRAFEKGDHDLLIGWIDSDKLNYQWGGPNFEFPLDSLQISKHCSQAQVFPFIFVVSGQSAGYVELFKVSESHFRICRVFVSDSFRGKGISKRMLGQLIDLAKEKYSASLLSLAVFERNIVARNCYESLGFTVTAHENGSRSFDGEVWDLLCMERWL; this comes from the coding sequence ATGGAATTTAGAGCATTTGAAAAGGGAGATCATGACCTGCTTATCGGTTGGATCGACTCGGATAAATTGAATTATCAATGGGGTGGTCCAAACTTTGAGTTTCCATTGGATTCATTACAAATTTCTAAACACTGTTCCCAAGCGCAAGTGTTTCCGTTTATCTTTGTTGTCTCTGGTCAGAGCGCTGGCTATGTTGAACTATTCAAAGTTTCAGAGTCGCACTTTAGGATTTGCCGCGTATTTGTTTCGGACAGCTTTCGTGGAAAGGGCATTTCAAAGCGCATGCTTGGTCAATTAATCGATCTAGCAAAAGAAAAATACAGCGCTAGCTTGCTATCACTAGCTGTATTCGAACGAAACATAGTTGCGAGAAATTGCTATGAATCGCTTGGTTTTACCGTTACAGCGCATGAAAATGGCTCTCGTTCTTTCGACGGTGAGGTTTGGGACCTTTTATGTATGGAAAGATGGTTATAA